Part of the Sporomusa termitida genome, GAACGTCTGGTATCGGTAAAAGTTCCGCTATCAGCAGAGCTATTAATTTGATTACAGAAAATCGAGTAATTGAAGCTGAGAATCCCTATACCAATGTTGTACCATGTGTGATTGTGCAATGCCCCTTTGATTCGTCTGTAAAGGGTCTGTTACTGGAGGTTTTGCGTAAAGTTGATGAAGTTCTGGATACCAAATACTATCAGAATGCGTTAAGAGCAAGGGCTACAACAGATATGCTCATTGGCTCTGTCAGTCAGGTGGCTCTTAATCATATCGGTATGCTGGTAGTGGATGAGATTCAAAACGTAGCCAACAGCAAAAACGGCAAAAGCCTGATCGGGTCTTTAACGCAGCTTATCAATAATAGCGGAATCAGTATCTGCATGGTAGGCACTCCTGAAAGCACCAGGTTTTTTGAATCGGCGATGCAGCTTGCACGACGTTCAGTGGGATTACAGTACACTACTATGAGCTATGACAAATATTTTCAAGAGTTCTGCAAGGTTATGTTCAGATATCAGTACGTGAAGCAAAGAACGGAAATCACGGATGGAATCATTGAATGGCTTTATGAGCATAGCGCAGGAATTACATCGGTTGTGGTAGCGTTGATTCATGATGCACAGGAAATCGCTATTTTAAATGGCAAAGAAATTTTGAATCTGGAATCTTTAAACGAAGCCTATCAACAGCGTTTATCTCTGCTTCATG contains:
- a CDS encoding TniB family NTP-binding protein, with amino-acid sequence MTNLSDIINVLPRMKSGNELITALEVLPGYNSEIRNGDVSVRLMALSDLYRVYIPSQMSLEIYSKLYLALLRSMQKKGTKLAVQQQNQNYRAIMQQEYSGIMGGSDSFTIIGTSGIGKSSAISRAINLITENRVIEAENPYTNVVPCVIVQCPFDSSVKGLLLEVLRKVDEVLDTKYYQNALRARATTDMLIGSVSQVALNHIGMLVVDEIQNVANSKNGKSLIGSLTQLINNSGISICMVGTPESTRFFESAMQLARRSVGLQYTTMSYDKYFQEFCKVMFRYQYVKQRTEITDGIIEWLYEHSAGITSVVVALIHDAQEIAILNGKEILNLESLNEAYQQRLSLLHGYIQPSVSQGKQTSKIKRKAPVPTAIVTENETSYDRISIADLVAKAKNESIDMVQLLKSNMLVVEVAV